One Methylomonas sp. LL1 DNA window includes the following coding sequences:
- the xrtA gene encoding exosortase A, which translates to MLNIVNLPRHWQKPLLALVLVAIGSIVAFYQTWASIVSIWERSETFTHGYLVGPISLWLIWMRREDYRDLRPSFSLIALFFIFGCGFAWLVADLVSVLVIRQWAVVGILVSGFWAVLGNRTASRMLFPLLFLFLMVPFGEEFIPLLMDYTATFVVTMLRLTGISVYREGTFFTLTSGKWSVVEGCSGLRYLIASFTLGTVFAYLNYTSYKKRAIFIAASFLTPILANGLRAYMIVMIGHLSSMKLATGVDHIIYGWVFFGLVMLLLFYLGSRWQDPLPEPVKQPTSEASTAGYQYERYWAALSVTLLGIAIWPLLAMEMHARQVVQAAIPANLIGAANVPSIGAPDWDWQPEFKGVMADARHYFGDQNATIAMYIANFGDESQGGELVNSQNYLVRQKHKVWRMIHNTKTPVAWPGGTTDVEEAVLSSDKRDLLVWRWYRVGDTNTANHYYAKWLQLLKRLSGNAAPELLIVLYVETPHGDNQSAREKLKSIAEACCG; encoded by the coding sequence ATGCTAAACATTGTCAATTTACCCAGGCATTGGCAAAAGCCGTTGCTGGCTTTGGTTTTAGTTGCCATCGGTTCGATTGTTGCTTTTTATCAAACCTGGGCCTCCATCGTTTCGATTTGGGAACGGTCCGAAACATTTACCCACGGTTATTTGGTGGGGCCTATCAGTTTATGGCTGATCTGGATGCGGCGCGAGGATTATCGCGATTTACGCCCGTCCTTCAGCCTAATCGCGCTATTTTTTATCTTCGGATGCGGATTTGCCTGGCTGGTGGCCGATTTGGTGTCGGTTTTGGTGATTCGGCAATGGGCGGTAGTGGGGATTTTGGTGAGCGGCTTCTGGGCGGTTTTGGGCAATCGCACGGCCTCTCGAATGTTGTTTCCACTGTTGTTTTTATTCTTGATGGTTCCGTTCGGAGAGGAATTCATCCCCTTGCTGATGGACTATACGGCAACCTTTGTCGTGACCATGCTGCGCCTGACCGGCATTAGCGTTTATCGGGAAGGCACTTTTTTTACCTTAACCTCCGGCAAATGGTCGGTTGTCGAAGGATGCAGCGGTTTGCGCTATCTGATTGCGTCGTTTACCTTGGGTACCGTTTTCGCTTATCTAAATTATACCAGCTACAAAAAACGCGCTATCTTCATCGCGGCATCCTTCCTGACGCCGATTTTGGCGAATGGATTGCGCGCTTATATGATCGTCATGATAGGGCATTTGAGCAGCATGAAATTGGCGACAGGCGTCGACCACATTATCTATGGCTGGGTGTTTTTTGGTTTAGTGATGCTGCTGCTGTTTTATCTGGGCTCTCGTTGGCAGGACCCATTACCGGAGCCGGTTAAACAGCCAACCAGCGAAGCTTCGACTGCAGGGTATCAATATGAACGTTACTGGGCTGCTTTATCCGTCACTTTGCTGGGTATTGCAATATGGCCCTTGCTGGCCATGGAAATGCATGCTCGGCAGGTAGTCCAGGCCGCCATTCCCGCTAATTTGATTGGCGCGGCGAACGTGCCATCCATTGGCGCTCCCGATTGGGACTGGCAACCCGAGTTCAAAGGGGTGATGGCGGATGCCAGGCATTACTTCGGCGATCAGAATGCGACTATAGCGATGTATATCGCCAATTTCGGCGATGAATCCCAAGGCGGTGAGTTGGTGAATTCGCAAAACTACCTGGTACGGCAAAAGCATAAAGTTTGGCGCATGATTCATAACACAAAAACGCCGGTGGCTTGGCCGGGCGGTACAACGGATGTCGAGGAAGCGGTGTTGAGCAGCGATAAACGGGATTTGCTGGTATGGCGCTGGTATCGGGTTGGCGACACCAACACGGCCAATCATTATTACGCCAAATGGCTGCAATTGTTAAAACGGCTATCGGGCAATGCCGCGCCGGAACTTTTGATCGTGCTGTATGTTGAAACGCCTCACGGCGACAACCAGTCGGCGCGCGAAAAGCTCAAGAGCATTGCGGAAGCTTGTTGTGGCTGA
- a CDS encoding glycosyltransferase family 2 protein, which translates to MKISAVIPAYNSARFIADAVASINAQTTAIDEIIIIDDGSTDNTEQIVADLPGNIVYVKQPNQGPSAARNRGIEMAKGDWIAFLDADDQWTPDKIARQRQTLETYPSLHLIAGDMAEIDNQDKVIVDSVLAKHHLLDTFKTMAGKPIPNALSQLVKKNFIPTGTVLAKRGTLMEAGLFNPGIRFGEDLELWAKIAAQHPITCLPDVLMLRRQHGENATQASENMLIDLTKVMRSLCRHTGTQLQQQGIAPNRLVANSYWTLGYWYFAEGESNKARQAFRNSLRQRFSLRSALYFLVSLLPPHSIARLRRLKQKFS; encoded by the coding sequence ATGAAAATTAGCGCCGTCATTCCCGCCTATAACAGCGCAAGATTCATCGCGGACGCCGTAGCCAGCATTAACGCACAAACCACGGCCATCGATGAAATCATCATCATCGATGACGGCTCCACCGACAATACCGAACAAATCGTAGCCGATTTGCCCGGCAATATTGTTTACGTCAAACAGCCTAATCAAGGCCCATCCGCGGCACGTAACAGGGGCATCGAAATGGCAAAAGGCGACTGGATTGCCTTTCTCGACGCCGACGACCAATGGACACCGGATAAAATTGCCAGACAACGACAAACGCTAGAAACCTATCCCTCGTTGCATCTCATCGCCGGCGACATGGCGGAAATCGACAATCAGGACAAAGTGATCGTCGACTCGGTGTTAGCCAAACATCATCTGCTCGATACGTTTAAAACGATGGCCGGCAAGCCGATTCCAAACGCACTCTCCCAATTAGTCAAAAAAAACTTCATCCCTACCGGCACCGTTCTGGCCAAACGCGGCACGTTGATGGAGGCGGGATTATTCAACCCTGGGATTCGTTTTGGCGAAGACTTGGAATTATGGGCAAAAATTGCCGCCCAACATCCGATTACCTGCTTGCCTGATGTATTGATGCTACGCCGGCAACACGGAGAAAATGCCACGCAAGCCTCGGAGAACATGCTGATCGACTTGACCAAGGTCATGCGTTCCCTGTGCAGGCATACCGGAACACAACTGCAACAACAAGGCATAGCCCCAAACCGGCTGGTCGCCAACAGCTATTGGACCCTGGGTTACTGGTATTTTGCCGAGGGCGAAAGCAACAAAGCCAGGCAAGCATTCCGCAATAGCTTGCGGCAACGCTTTAGCCTGCGTTCGGCGCTGTATTTTCTGGTATCACTGTTGCCGCCCCATTCGATCGCTAGACTACGGCGCCTCAAACAAAAATTCTCCTAA
- a CDS encoding glycosyltransferase family 4 protein codes for MTRQDQPKHILYVENGIGYGGAIICLRHLVRNLDRGKYLPMVVTGRTSPQYREIAEESLWKHIPDRLVDIVGLQRRLASQTWPDQLPGLRFLSEQILARMDDLFNFLPFFIRLWWTAWRFKADLIHANNEPLCNRAALLAAKCLKIPSVCHVRGDQKGSRAMRWAYSLPDHFISVSNWVANSMCNKLDIPRQKISVVYDGIALEKLDINADGGLFREQFNIPQNAFVVGLVGLLIPWKGQELFLDAAKILKNQIPHLKMPIIGGTPDDCIEYEDHLRRRVIDENLEDTILFTGHMSNMELVYNGVNIVVSASTNPEPLGTVVIEAMAMGRPLIAPNHGGGAEMIDDNITGLLFETGNPESLAESILTLFRNGALAGKISDNARNKALQIFSVTRHTATIESIYQQILADAQ; via the coding sequence ATGACCCGACAAGATCAGCCTAAACACATCCTTTACGTAGAAAACGGCATAGGCTACGGCGGCGCGATTATCTGCCTCCGCCATCTAGTCAGAAATCTGGATCGCGGCAAATACCTCCCGATGGTCGTCACCGGCCGCACCAGCCCGCAATACCGGGAAATCGCCGAAGAATCACTCTGGAAACACATACCCGACCGGCTTGTCGACATCGTCGGCCTGCAGAGAAGATTAGCCAGCCAAACCTGGCCCGACCAACTGCCCGGTTTGCGCTTTCTGAGCGAACAAATACTGGCGCGCATGGACGACTTGTTCAATTTCCTACCTTTTTTTATCCGGCTGTGGTGGACGGCATGGCGCTTTAAAGCCGACCTGATCCACGCCAACAACGAACCCTTGTGTAACCGCGCCGCCCTGCTGGCAGCAAAATGCCTGAAAATTCCAAGCGTTTGCCATGTACGCGGCGACCAAAAAGGCTCGCGTGCAATGCGCTGGGCTTATTCGTTGCCCGACCATTTCATCTCGGTATCCAACTGGGTGGCCAACAGCATGTGCAACAAACTGGATATTCCGCGCCAAAAAATCAGCGTGGTTTACGACGGCATCGCGCTGGAAAAACTGGATATCAACGCGGACGGCGGCTTGTTCAGGGAACAATTCAATATCCCGCAAAATGCATTCGTGGTCGGTTTAGTCGGGCTGTTGATTCCCTGGAAGGGACAGGAATTATTTCTCGACGCTGCCAAGATACTGAAAAACCAGATACCCCATCTAAAAATGCCTATCATAGGCGGGACGCCCGATGATTGCATTGAATACGAAGACCACCTACGCCGCCGGGTCATTGATGAAAATCTCGAGGACACGATCCTCTTTACCGGCCATATGTCGAACATGGAATTAGTCTATAACGGCGTCAATATCGTGGTTTCGGCCTCGACCAATCCGGAACCCTTGGGTACGGTAGTCATTGAAGCCATGGCCATGGGACGCCCCTTGATCGCACCGAATCACGGGGGCGGCGCCGAAATGATAGATGACAACATAACCGGCCTGCTGTTTGAAACCGGAAACCCCGAAAGCCTGGCCGAATCGATCTTAACCCTATTCCGAAACGGGGCATTGGCCGGGAAAATCAGTGATAATGCCCGAAACAAGGCATTGCAGATATTTTCCGTTACCCGGCATACCGCAACGATAGAATCGATTTACCAGCAAATCCTGGCGGATGCCCAGTAA
- a CDS encoding ABC transporter permease: protein MLKVSNNIFAYRELIAALAWKNIVIRYKQAYLGILWAVLKPIMLMLVFTLVKGFVGIETSGLPYPLITFAALIPWVFFQESVSEGVNSVTTNAALIKKIYFPREVFPLTAMVTKLVELTISFAILAGMMVYYRVIPSIYALWLPAFILYTMVVALTISFFGAAMNVYYRDIGQAIPIALSLLMYGSPVIYPLSLVQKKLLVEQAAGEWSDRLYTLYTINPLVGIIDGFQAVLIKAIPPDFNALYPGLILTLSILPFSYWFFKRAESWFADVI from the coding sequence ATGCTTAAAGTCAGCAATAACATCTTCGCCTATCGTGAACTTATCGCCGCACTGGCTTGGAAAAACATCGTCATACGCTATAAACAAGCCTACCTCGGTATTTTGTGGGCGGTCCTGAAGCCGATCATGTTGATGTTGGTTTTCACATTGGTCAAAGGCTTTGTCGGGATCGAGACCAGCGGCCTGCCTTATCCGCTGATCACCTTTGCCGCCCTGATTCCATGGGTATTTTTTCAGGAATCGGTTTCCGAAGGCGTCAACAGCGTGACCACCAACGCGGCATTGATCAAAAAGATTTATTTCCCACGCGAAGTGTTTCCACTGACGGCGATGGTTACCAAACTGGTGGAACTAACAATCAGCTTTGCCATATTGGCGGGCATGATGGTTTACTACCGAGTCATCCCCAGCATCTATGCCTTATGGCTGCCCGCCTTTATCCTCTACACCATGGTCGTGGCACTCACCATCAGTTTTTTCGGCGCCGCGATGAATGTTTATTACCGCGACATCGGCCAGGCCATACCCATCGCGCTATCGCTATTGATGTACGGCTCGCCGGTAATCTATCCGCTAAGCCTGGTGCAAAAAAAACTCCTGGTAGAACAAGCCGCCGGCGAATGGTCGGATAGGCTCTACACCCTTTACACGATCAATCCATTGGTCGGCATCATCGACGGTTTTCAAGCCGTGCTGATCAAGGCGATTCCACCGGATTTTAATGCGCTCTACCCTGGCCTGATCCTGACCCTTTCTATCCTGCCTTTTAGTTACTGGTTCTTTAAGCGCGCCGAGAGCTGGTTTGCCGATGTAATTTGA
- a CDS encoding ABC transporter ATP-binding protein, translated as MKKTALNTLKRLTFQPTQEREQFKALDDVSFHIKEGEVVGIIGHNGAGKSTLLKHLAYISKPTKGEVIVRGSVAPLIEVGAGVNPELTGRENIFLNGAILGIPKKVIRQKLDEIIEFSELEQFIDTPVKRYSSGMTVKLGFSIATSMDADILIIDEVLAVGDLAFQRKCFDRMEELIKRQNSTVLIVSHNIRQIERLCSRAIMLDHGKVAMDGDKTAVCENFYQTSNTKIAEQLAKTHADNRHIRKTGEIELDTLTLHNQEGQLITEIPMGEPLTIRCTFTSNCDVKTPEIIFGFHTTDFFYIASMGDGHIAERPDIVKGRNVVECHIPSLPLMPGVYALRLGILNSVPRELFYGEMLTTFTVHAGNIPKSKLPSLGIVYIPTQWRFDPTPSASQNEFNLDETIQ; from the coding sequence TTGAAAAAAACCGCGCTCAACACCTTAAAACGCCTGACCTTCCAACCCACCCAAGAGCGCGAACAATTCAAAGCATTAGACGATGTCAGCTTTCATATTAAAGAAGGCGAAGTAGTCGGTATCATCGGCCACAATGGCGCCGGCAAAAGCACCCTGTTGAAGCACTTGGCCTATATCAGCAAACCGACCAAAGGCGAAGTCATCGTCCGCGGCAGCGTCGCCCCGTTGATCGAAGTCGGTGCCGGCGTCAACCCGGAATTGACCGGACGGGAAAATATTTTTCTGAACGGTGCCATTCTCGGCATTCCTAAAAAAGTTATTCGGCAAAAACTCGATGAAATCATCGAGTTTTCGGAATTGGAACAGTTTATCGATACGCCGGTAAAACGCTACAGTTCCGGCATGACGGTGAAACTGGGCTTTTCAATAGCCACCAGCATGGATGCGGATATCTTGATTATTGATGAAGTGCTGGCCGTGGGCGACTTGGCATTTCAACGGAAATGCTTTGATCGGATGGAAGAACTGATCAAAAGACAGAATTCTACGGTACTGATTGTCAGCCATAATATTCGACAAATAGAACGACTTTGCAGCAGAGCCATAATGCTCGATCACGGAAAGGTCGCAATGGATGGCGATAAAACAGCGGTATGCGAAAACTTTTATCAAACAAGCAATACCAAAATCGCGGAGCAACTCGCCAAAACTCATGCAGATAACAGACACATCCGTAAAACCGGCGAAATTGAATTAGACACGCTGACATTACATAACCAGGAAGGGCAATTAATTACGGAAATCCCCATGGGAGAACCATTAACAATTCGTTGCACTTTCACCTCCAACTGCGATGTTAAAACTCCGGAAATAATATTCGGGTTCCATACAACCGATTTTTTCTATATTGCATCCATGGGCGACGGCCATATTGCTGAGCGCCCGGATATTGTGAAAGGTCGAAATGTAGTCGAATGCCATATTCCAAGCTTGCCGCTTATGCCCGGAGTTTACGCTCTAAGACTCGGTATACTGAACAGTGTACCGCGTGAATTATTCTATGGCGAAATGTTAACCACATTTACAGTTCATGCCGGCAATATTCCCAAATCCAAACTTCCGTCATTAGGTATCGTCTATATTCCAACCCAATGGAGATTCGATCCGACCCCTAGTGCATCACAAAACGAATTTAATCTTGACGAAACTATCCAATAG
- a CDS encoding class I SAM-dependent methyltransferase: MLLTILLLVLCIFFTQIFIGLKLRARFQDTDRRFEKIDFSFLKNSTEIKKLKETSSEIQNTLCLSPINFEYPVFFGGWSIDSYLGKFLTQHLLEQRPQVIVELGSGSSSLLIAKCTQKLGYTPEHIVIDHEKRYLELTRLLAKQNGVDSGIEFNECPLGKIDHHDGPWYQGVQNVVGDRKIDLLIIDGPPESTHQLARYPALPVLHEHLSQNCVVILDDANRNDEKAIIKKWMEQFREFELTLIPEGHGLAILNRQSNQA, translated from the coding sequence ATGCTTTTAACAATACTGCTGTTAGTACTCTGTATTTTTTTTACACAAATCTTTATTGGTCTAAAGCTACGAGCCAGATTTCAAGATACTGACCGGAGATTTGAAAAAATTGATTTTAGTTTTCTGAAAAATAGTACCGAAATAAAAAAACTAAAGGAAACTAGCTCAGAGATTCAAAATACACTATGTTTATCACCAATAAACTTCGAATACCCAGTATTTTTTGGCGGCTGGAGCATCGATAGCTATCTCGGAAAGTTTTTAACACAACATTTATTAGAGCAACGCCCTCAAGTTATTGTAGAACTGGGATCCGGCTCATCAAGTTTACTCATTGCAAAATGCACACAAAAACTAGGTTATACTCCCGAACATATTGTTATAGATCATGAAAAACGTTACCTAGAATTAACAAGACTACTCGCAAAACAAAATGGGGTCGATAGTGGGATAGAGTTTAATGAATGCCCTCTAGGCAAAATTGACCATCACGATGGACCTTGGTACCAAGGCGTTCAAAATGTTGTTGGTGACCGAAAAATCGATTTATTGATTATTGATGGCCCACCGGAGAGCACTCATCAATTAGCACGATACCCTGCCCTGCCGGTATTACATGAACATTTGAGCCAAAATTGTGTTGTGATACTAGATGATGCAAACCGCAATGATGAGAAAGCCATAATCAAAAAATGGATGGAGCAATTTCGAGAATTTGAACTGACATTAATACCCGAAGGACATGGATTGGCAATACTGAACAGACAAAGCAATCAGGCATAA
- a CDS encoding glycosyltransferase family 2 protein: MNSFVSTPSPRVTIFIPVYNAADFIYETISSALNQTYEDFEVLIVDDGSTDNSVKIIEEFGDNRIRVVRNNTNMGRPYTRNLGIELAKGEFLAVLDADDIAMPERISRQVEFLDQHPDIVAVGTSAYYIDNFEKNEILCEVITDSDDISTRIFQTNCFIHSSAMFRKNILVDIGGYNLEYPQAQDYELFLRLCEHYKLTNINKPLVKYRIHSNQVSQTKLASQRRLANIARLNTYRRQFLNGNLPTGAIEPRVSFFDKLFAKNGTLGSDFLFWIKLYRQLRQHKSADSLIFPALLAAPLSAEIYKEIYFCILRSSLANKIRWYLKRLN, translated from the coding sequence ATGAATTCATTTGTATCAACACCATCACCACGCGTAACTATTTTCATACCAGTTTACAATGCAGCAGACTTTATCTACGAAACAATTTCAAGTGCATTAAATCAAACCTATGAAGATTTTGAAGTATTAATAGTGGACGATGGTTCTACTGATAATTCAGTAAAAATCATAGAGGAATTTGGTGATAATCGGATAAGAGTTGTCAGAAACAACACAAATATGGGCCGACCATACACCAGAAACCTTGGAATTGAGCTAGCAAAAGGAGAATTTCTTGCTGTACTAGATGCCGACGATATAGCGATGCCAGAAAGAATATCTCGACAAGTTGAATTTCTCGATCAACATCCTGATATTGTTGCCGTAGGAACTTCAGCCTATTACATTGATAATTTTGAAAAAAATGAAATATTATGTGAAGTAATTACAGATAGCGATGATATCAGCACTAGAATATTTCAAACCAATTGTTTTATTCACTCGAGTGCCATGTTTAGAAAAAATATATTAGTTGACATCGGCGGGTATAATTTAGAATATCCGCAAGCCCAAGATTATGAACTTTTTTTACGTCTTTGTGAACATTACAAACTAACCAATATTAATAAGCCTCTTGTAAAATATAGAATCCATTCAAACCAAGTATCACAAACAAAACTTGCATCACAACGCCGATTAGCTAATATAGCAAGATTAAACACATATAGACGCCAATTTTTGAATGGCAATCTCCCCACCGGAGCTATCGAACCTCGTGTTAGTTTCTTTGATAAGTTATTTGCCAAAAATGGCACATTAGGCTCTGACTTTTTATTTTGGATTAAGCTCTATCGTCAATTGAGACAACATAAAAGCGCTGACAGCTTAATTTTTCCAGCTTTATTAGCAGCTCCTCTTAGCGCTGAAATATACAAAGAAATATACTTTTGTATATTACGGTCATCACTAGCCAATAAAATACGCTGGTATTTAAAACGCCTAAATTAA